One window from the genome of Osmerus eperlanus chromosome 3, fOsmEpe2.1, whole genome shotgun sequence encodes:
- the LOC134016977 gene encoding glutamate-rich protein 6-like, producing MSLSPSSHSDAGAPHSKQHDIDDLPDFQPLTEKVQRHEAQISCVDRQDPITVGEKRQQSRARSLRSNEKSIIATIKNISPECIEVHALDGRAITIVSTNTQTDWEWVEQKLSDSCQVQSKIENFEPEPEEKLLTHLVDWVTSPDTENEETDVDVATGDEKYDIPVVGPPSLLAYKPESKQPSVLFKKGPEVSTTDSPRKPSEGEEFVLCDYCQQPSKPFISREELENNPDLELIFCCERAVKMREFLLEKERALAAVEANRKIDVGPHPPFMSKKEKRVAKERADQRLREWELQRVQKTGNQNRFFSGGMQIKTISYRLSNEVWIFHEEPHFPYMDIIDTSNFFTLQKETDARHRRKHVILRLYPDGKPFIALYPDGTGNVFYPSGKAAIIISSVKATDITYIIMEDKDSEPKMLAILTTKSQSTCYHPNGLIWVNLTAVGGCCCSETGALRRRWSWLDLEPQIQAPPFQPICLGLNSNVSLRIQTQDRIFLAFSSRQHRVRFNVGSKLKLTHPEGLLMPGPDTLQRHLQMKSLEIYSLLDRIQTCMAYQHSENPHHIKPQYSLIAQMQRLRRQMEKPRSPQRTKALMASI from the exons ATGAGTCTGTCGCCATCAAGCCATTCAGATGCTGGTGCGCCACACTCTAAGCAGCATGACATCGATGACCTTCCCGACTTTCAGCCGCTGACGGAGAAAGTGCAAAGGCATGAGGCGCAAATATCCTGTGTCGATCGGCAAGACCCAATCACAG TGGGTGAGAAAAGACAACAAAGCCGTGCCAGGTCTCTGCGCTCGAATGAGAAATCAATAAT CGCGACTATAAAAAATATCTCACCGGAGTGCATTGAGGTTCACGCACTGGACGGCAGAGCAATCACCATAGTGAGCACCAACACTCAGACAGACTGGGAGTGGGTGGAGCAGAAGCTCTCAGACAGCTGTCAAG TTCAAAGTAAAATCGAGAACTTTGAGCCAGAGCCCGAAGAGAAATTGCTGACACACTTGGTGGATTGGGTCACTAGTCCTGATACAGAG AATGAAGAGACAGATGTGGATGTTGCAACTGGGGATGAGAAGTATGACATACCAGTCGTAGGGCCCCCCAGCCTGCTGGCGTACAAGCCAGAGTCTAAACAACCCAGCGTTCTCTTTAAAAAG GGGCCAGAGGTGTCCACTACTGACTCTCCAAGGAAGCCGTCTGAAGGGGAAGAGTTTGTTTTGTGTGACTACTGCCAACAGCCCAGTAAGCCCTTTATAAGTCGGGAGGAATTGGAAAATAATCCTGACCTGGAGTTG ATCTTTTGCTGTGAGCGAGCAGTGAAAATGAGGGAGTTTCTGCTGGAAAAGGAGCGAGCATTAGCTGCTGTTGAGGCGAACAGGAAGATTGATGTGGGCCCTCACCCACCCTTCATGagcaagaaggagaagagagtcgCAAAGGAGCGGGCAGACCAGAG GTTGCGGGAATGGGAGCTTCAGAGGGTACAGAAAACAGGCAATCAGAATCGATTTTTCTCAG GTGGAATGCAGATCAAAACCATCTCCTACAGATTGTCCAATGAGGTTTGGATTTTTCATGAGGAGCCACATTTCCCCTACATGGATATCATAGATACCTCAAACTTCTTCACCCTTCAGAAGGAGACAGATGCACGGCACAGG AGAAAGCATGTGATTTTAAGGCTTTATCCAGATGGCAAACCTTTCATCGCTTTATACCCAGATGGAACGGGTAATGTGTT CTATCCATCAGGAAAGGCTGCCATCATAATCTCCTCTGTGAAAGCTACTGACATCACCTACATTATCATGGAGGACAAGGACTCTGAACCCAAAATGCTGGCCATTTTGACTACCAAGAGTCAGTCTACATGCTATCACCCCAATGGACTCATATG GGTGAACCTGACTGCAGTGGGAGGCTGCTGTTGCAGCGAGACGGGGGCTTTGAGACGCCGCTGGAGTTGGTTAGACCTTGAGCCTCAAATCCAAGCCCCTCCTTTCCAGCCTATCTGTCTAGGTCTGAACTCCAATGTCAGCCTCCGCATTCAGACACAGGACCGCATCTTCCTCGCTTTCTCGTCACGTCAGCACAGAGTGCGTTTTAATGTTGGTTCCAAGCTCAAG CTCACTCATCCAGAGGGCCTTCTGATGCCGGGGCCAGACACCCTGCAGAGACATCTCCAAATGAAAAGCCTGGAGATTTACTCTCTGCTGGACCGGATCCAGACCTGCATGGCCTACCAGCACTCCGAAAATCCCCACCACATTAAACCCCAATACAGCCTTATTGCCCAGATGCAGAGGCTTAGGAGGCAAATGGAGAAACCGAGGTCACCTCAGAGGACGAAAGCACTCATGGCCTCGATATAA